In Panicum virgatum strain AP13 chromosome 4N, P.virgatum_v5, whole genome shotgun sequence, a single window of DNA contains:
- the LOC120670379 gene encoding cysteine-rich receptor-like protein kinase 10, with product MERGGLLGGGRRLQGAASAPASGGEGHGSGSSPDAMRIMVGVLVAVIACTLLYCVYCWRWRKRNAIRRSLLDSLWPRSSSDLPLMDLASILAATGNFSKANKLGEGGFGPVYRGVLSGGSEIAVKRLSARSRQGAAEFRNEVELIAKLQHRNLVRLLGWCAERDEKLLVYEYLPNRSLDAFLFDPSKSAQLGWSTRHKVIVGIARGLLYLHEDSLLKVVHRDLKASNVLLDHKMSPKISDFGMAKIFEDDADAINTGRVVGTYGYMAPEFALEGIFSVKSDVFSLGVLLLEILSGQRNGALYLEEHQQSLIQDAWKLWTEDRAGEFMDTSLGRLYSRDEAWRCYHVGLLCVQENPDARPTMSSVLLMLISDHTKLPEPAMPPLFTRLRNVPSSAVPLTTKTESTMSPQSINDVSITMIEPR from the exons ATGGAGCGGGGGGGTCTTctaggcggcggccgccggctccAGGGCGCagcgtcggcgccggcgagcggcggggagGGGCACGGCTCCGGCTCGAGCCCGGACGCGATGCGGATAATGGTGGGCGTGCTGGTGGCGGTCATCGCCTGCACGCTGCTCTACTGCGTCTACTGCTGGCGGTGGCGGAAGCGCAACG CCATCCGGAGGTCCCTGCTGGACAGCCTGTGGCCGCGGTCGAGCTCGGACCTGCCGCTCATGGACCTCGCCTccatcctcgccgccaccggcaaCTTCTCCAAGGCCAACAAGCTCGGCGAGGGCGGCTTCGGCCCCGTCTACAGA GGCGTGCTGAGCGGCGGGTCGGAGATCGCGGTGAAGCGGCTGTCGGCGCGGTcgcggcagggggcggcggagTTCCGGAACGAGGTGGAGCTGATCGCCAAGCTGCAGCACCGGAACCTGGTGCGGCTGCTGGGCTGGTGCGCCGAGCGGGACGAGAAGCTGCTCGTCTACGAGTACCTCCCCAACCGCAGCCTCGATGCCTTCCTCTTCG ACCCGAGCAAGAGCGCGCAGCTGGGGTGGAGCACCCGGCACAAAGTCATCGTCGGCATCGCCCGCGGCCTGCTCTACCTCCACGAGGACTCGCTGCTCAAGGTCGTGCACCGGGACCTCAAGGCCAGCAACGTGCTCCTCGACCACAAGATGAGCCCCAAGATCTCCGACTTCGGCATGGCCAAGATCTTCgaggacgacgccgacgccatCAACACCGGCCGCGTCGTCGGAACATA CGGGTACATGGCGCCGGAGTTCGCCTTGGAGGGCATCTTCTCGGTCAAGTCCGACGTGTTCAGCCTCGGGGTCCTCCTCCTCGAGATCTTGAGCGGGCAGCGCAACGGCGCCCTGTACCTGGAGGAGCACCAGCAATCCCTCATCCAAGAT GCATGGAAGCTGTGGACCGAGGACCGCGCGGGCGAGTTCATGGACACGTCGCTGGGGCGCTTGTACTCGAGGGACGAGGCGTGGCGGTGCTACCACGTCGGCCTGCTCTGCGTGCAGGAGAACCCGGACGCCCGGCCCACCATGTCCAGCGTCCTGCTCATGCTCATCAGCGACCACACCAAGCTCCCGGAGCCAGCCATGCCGCCGCTCTTCACGCGCCTCAGGAACGTCCCCTCGTCGGCGGTGCCGCTCACCACCAAGACCGAGTCGACCATGTCTCCCCAGTCGATCAACGACGTGTCCATCACCATGATCGAGCCACGATGA